The following coding sequences lie in one Populus trichocarpa isolate Nisqually-1 chromosome 14, P.trichocarpa_v4.1, whole genome shotgun sequence genomic window:
- the LOC18104863 gene encoding uncharacterized acetyltransferase At3g50280: MNPLTVTPISECFIKPKHIVEEARQPYYLAPWDLVMLSVQYIQKGLLFAKPPKTENQQGFKIMDFLEDLKQSLSLTLVHFYPLAGRLATSKSENPPSYVVFVDCNNSPGARFTYATVDLTASDVLSPTYVPLVVQSFFDHDRALNHDGHTKSLLTIQVTELIDGIFIGCSVNHSIVDGSSFWHFFNMWSEIFQGKGDDVSISRPPVLNRWFPDGHGPALSLPFTHHDQFLSPFEAPLLKERMFHFSSESIARLKAKANAESNTNKISSFQSLSALVWRCITRARNLPHDQVTCCRMAINNRSRLNPPLSPDYFGNSIQALKAGVSTVGELLEQNLGWAAWQLHQAVVSHSDEKAREFLNLWLKSRFIYQIGKLFDPHSVMMGSSPRFNKYGNEFGLGKALALRSGYAHKFSGKASAYPGHEGGGSIELEICLSPDEMSALESDKEFMDVVSPSDKELMSG, encoded by the coding sequence ATGAATCCTCTTACTGTCACGCCCATCTCAGAGTGCTTTATCAAGCCCAAACACATCGTAGAAGAAGCAAGACAACCTTATTATTTGGCACCATGGGATCTTGTTATGCTTTCTGTTCAATATATTCAAAAGGGGCTTCTCTTTGCCAaaccaccaaaaacagaaaatcaaCAGGGTTTCAAGATCATGGATTTCTTGGAAGATCTAAAGCAGtccctctctctcactctcgTTCATTTCTACCCGCTAGCCGGACGCCTTGCAACATCGAAGAGTGAGAACCCGCCTTCCTATGTGGTCTTCGTGGACTGCAATAACAGTCCAGGAGCTAGATTTACCTATGCAACAGTTGACCTCACTGCATCAGATGTTCTTTCACCTACTTATGTGCCATTGGTTGTTCAGTCATTCTTCGACCATGATAGAGCCCTCAACCATGATGGTCACACCAAATCTTTGCTGACAATTCAAGTGACAGAGCTAATTGATGGCATCTTCATCGGATGTTCCGTTAATCACAGTATCGTTGATGGATCCTCTTTCTGGCATTTCTTTAATATGTGGTCTGAAATCTTTCAAGGGAAAGGAGACGATGTCTCGATATCGCGCCCGCCTGTTCTCAACCGCTGGTTTCCTGATGGTCATGGTCCAGCACTGAGTCTTCCTTTCACCCACCATGACCAATTCTTAAGCCCGTTTGAAGCACCTTTACTCAAGGAAAGGATGTTTCACTTCTCATCAGAATCTATTGCAAGACTCAAAGCAAAAGCCAACGCAGAGTCCAACACCAACAAGATTTCATCTTTCCAGTCCCTGTCTGCTCTTGTTTGGAGATGCATAACACGCGCACGCAATCTACCTCATGATCAAGTAACCTGTTGCAGAATGGCTATCAATAATCGTTCAAGATTGAATCCACCATTATCTCCTGACTACTTTGGAAACTCAATTCAGGCACTGAAAGCTGGGGTTTCAACCGTAGGTGAGTTGCTGGAGCAGAATCTTGGATGGGCAGCATGGCAGTTACATCAAGCTGTGGTGAGCCACAGTGATGAAAAGGCAAGGGAGTTTCTCAACTTGTGGTTAAAGTCTCGGTTTATTTACCAGATAGGCAAGTTGTTTGATCCCCATAGTGTGATGATGGGGAGCTCACCAAGATTCAACAAGTATGGGAATGAATTTGGACTGGGGAAGGCTTTGGCACTTCGCAGTGGATATGCACATAAGTTCAGCGGGAAAGCGTCAGCTTATCCTGGACATGAAGGTGGAGGAAGTATAGAGTTAGAGATTTGCCTCTCCCCTGATGAAATGTCCGCTTTAGAATCTGATAAGGAGTTCATGGATGTTGTCTCCCCATCTGACAAGGAGTTAATGAGTGGCTAG
- the LOC112326218 gene encoding uncharacterized acetyltransferase At3g50280-like, with product MNPTTVKHITECFLKPKHIVEEAKQPYYLSPWDLAMLSSHYIQKGLLFAKPPQTENQLGFKIMDFLEDLKQSLSLTLVYFYPLAGRLATSKSENPPSYVVFVDCNNSPGARFTYATVDLTASDVLSPTYVPLVVQSFFDHDRALNHDGHTKSLLTIQVTELIDGIFIGCSVNHSIVDGSSFWHFFNMWSEIFQGKGNDVSISRPPVLNRWFPDGHGPALSLPFTHHDQFLRPFEAPLLKERMFHFSSESIARLKAKANAEFNTNKISSFQSLSALVWRCITRARNLPRDRVTCCRLATNNRSRLNPPLSPDYFGNSIQALRAGVATAGEVLEQNLGWAAWQLHQAVGNHSDEKAREFLNFWLKSPFIYQIGKLFDPHTVIMGSSPRFNKYGNEFGLGKALALRSGYAHKFSGKASAYPGHEGGGSIDLEICLSPDEMTAIESDKEFMDVVSPSPC from the coding sequence ATGAATCCCACTACTGTCAAACACATCACAGAGTGCTTTCTCAAGCCCAAACACATCGTAGAGGAAGCAAAACAGCCTTATTATTTGTCACCATGGGATCTTGCTATGCTTTCTTCTCACTATATTCAAAAGGGACTTCTCTTTGCCAAACCACCACAAACAGAAAATCAACTGGGCTTCAAGATCATGGATTTCCTGGAAGATCTCAAGCAGTCCCTCTCTCTCACTCTTGTTTATTTCTACCCGCTAGCCGGACGCCTTGCAACATCAAAGAGTGAGAACCCACCTTCCTACGTGGTCTTCGTGGACTGCAATAACAGTCCAGGAGCTAGATTTACCTATGCAACCGTTGACCTCACTGCATCAGATGTTCTTTCACCTACTTATGTGCCATTGGTTGTTCAGTCATTCTTCGACCATGATAGAGCCCTCAACCATGATGGTCACACCAAATCTTTGCTGACAATTCAAGTGACAGAGCTAATTGATGGCATCTTCATCGGATGTTCCGTTAATCACAGTATCGTTGATGGATCCTCTTTCTGGCATTTCTTTAATATGTGGTCTGAAATCTTTCAAGGGAAAGGAAATGATGTCTCCATCTCGCGCCCACCTGTTCTCAACCGCTGGTTTCCTGATGGTCATGGTCCAGCACTGAGTCTTCCTTTCACCCACCATGACCAATTCTTAAGACCGTTTGAAGCACCTTTACTAAAGGAAAGGATGTTTCACTTCTCATCAGAATCAATTGCAAGACTCAAAGCAAAAGCCAACGCAGAGTTCAACACCAACAAGATTTCATCTTTCCAGTCCCTGTCTGCTCTTGTTTGGAGATGCATAACACGCGCACGCAATCTACCTCGTGATCGAGTAACCTGTTGCAGATTGGCTACCAATAATCGGTCAAGATTGAATCCACCATTATCTCCTGACTATTTTGGAAACTCAATTCAGGCACTGAGAGCTGGGGTTGCCACAGCAGGTGAGGTGCTGGAACAGAATCTTGGATGGGCAGCATGGCAATTGCATCAAGCTGTGGGGAACCACAGTGATGAAAAGGCGAGGGAATTTCTCAACTTCTGGCTAAAGTCTCCTTTTATTTACCAGATAGGCAAGTTGTTTGATCCGCATACTGTGATAATGGGGAGCTCACCAAGATTCAACAAGTATGGGAATGAATTTGGACTGGGGAAGGCTTTGGCACTTCGCAGTGGATATGCACATAAGTTCAGCGGGAAAGCATCAGCTTATCCTGGACATGAAGGTGGAGGAAGTATAGACTTGGAGATTTGCCTCTCCCCTGATGAAATGACTGCTATTGAATCTGATAAGGAATTCATGGATGTTGTCTCTCCATCTCCTTGTTAA
- the LOC112326217 gene encoding uncharacterized acetyltransferase At3g50280, with product MNPTTVTHISEYFIKPKHIVDEATQPYYLAPWELAMLSSHYIQKGLLFAKPPQTENQLGFKIMDFLEDLKQSLSLTLVHFYPLAGRLATSKSENPPSYVVFVDCNNSPGARFTYATVDLTASDVLSPTYVPLVVQSFFDHDRALNHDGHTKSLLTIQVTELIDGIFIGCSVNHSIVDGSSFWHFFNMWSEIFQGKGDDVSISRPPVLNRWFPDGHGPALSLPFTHHDQFLRPFEAPLLKERMFHFSSESIARLKAKANAEFNTNKISSFQSLSALVWRCITRARNLPRDQVTCCRLATNNRSRLNPPLSPDYFGCSIQALRAGVSTAGEVLEQNLGWTAWQLHQAVVSHGDEKAREFLNLWLKSPFINHIGKLFDPHSVMMGSSPRFNKYGNEFGLGKALALRSGYALKFSGKASAYPGHEGGGSIELEICLSPDEMTAIESDKEFMDVVSPSPC from the coding sequence ATGAATCCCACTACTGTCACACACATCTCAGAGTACTTTATCAAGCCCAAACACATCGTAGACGAAGCAACACAGCCTTATTATTTGGCACCATGGGAACTTGCTATGCTTTCTTCTCACTATATTCAAAAGGGACTTCTCTTTGCCAAACCACCACAAACAGAAAATCAACTGGGCTTCAAGATCATGGATTTCTTGGAAGATCTCAAGCAGTCCCTCTCTCTCACTCTTGTTCATTTCTACCCGCTAGCCGGACGCCTTGCAACATCAAAGAGTGAGAACCCACCTTCCTACGTGGTCTTCGTGGACTGCAATAACAGTCCAGGAGCTAGATTTACCTATGCAACCGTTGACCTCACTGCATCAGATGTTCTTTCACCTACTTATGTGCCATTGGTTGTTCAGTCATTCTTCGACCATGATAGAGCCCTCAACCATGATGGTCACACCAAATCTTTGCTGACAATTCAAGTGACAGAGCTAATTGATGGCATCTTCATCGGATGTTCCGTTAATCACAGTATCGTTGATGGATCCTCTTTCTGGCATTTCTTTAATATGTGGTCTGAAATCTTTCAAGGGAAAGGAGATGATGTCTCCATCTCGCGCCCACCTGTTCTCAACCGCTGGTTTCCTGATGGTCATGGTCCAGCACTGAGTCTTCCTTTCACCCACCATGACCAATTCTTAAGACCGTTTGAAGCACCTTTACTCAAGGAAAGGATGTTTCACTTCTCATCAGAATCAATTGCAAGACTCAAAGCAAAAGCCAACGCAGAGTTCAACACCAACAAGATTTCATCTTTCCAGTCTCTGTCTGCTCTTGTTTGGAGATGCATAACACGCGCACGCAATCTACCTCGTGATCAAGTAACCTGTTGCAGATTGGCTACCAATAATCGGTCAAGATTGAATCCACCATTATCTCCTGACTACTTTGGATGCTCAATTCAGGCACTGAGAGCTGGGGTTTCCACAGCAGGTGAGGTGCTGGAGCAGAATCTAGGATGGACAGCATGGCAATTGCATCAAGCTGTGGTGAGTCACGGTGATGAAAAGGCAAGGGAATTTCTCAACTTGTGGTTAAAGTCTCCGTTTATTAACCATATAGGCAAGCTGTTTGATCCGCATAGTGTGATGATGGGGAGCTCGCCGAGATTCAACAAGTACGGGAATGAATTTGGGTTGGGCAAGGCTTTGGCACTTCGCAGTGGATATGCACTTAAGTTCAGTGGGAAAGCATCAGCCTATCCTGGACATGAAGGTGGAGGAAGTATAGAGTTGGAGATTTGCCTCTCCCCTGATGAAATGACTGCTATTGAATCTGACAAGGAGTTCATGGATGTTGTCTCTCCGTCTCCTTGTTAA